In one Rutidosis leptorrhynchoides isolate AG116_Rl617_1_P2 chromosome 8, CSIRO_AGI_Rlap_v1, whole genome shotgun sequence genomic region, the following are encoded:
- the LOC139863402 gene encoding uncharacterized protein, which yields MGNNKHASKKVLGSILMESFKAANRDYNPKDIRDDVGNRFRVSISYNQAWRAKCHAIEMLRGSMDDSFRMLPIYLHNIKIHNPGSMTNVVTDNENRFVMCYMSFGAVIRSFVQNVRPIIIVDGAHLKAGYLGTNLVAVAMDANNGILPLAYGIGEGETNEVWSWFFGNLRDHLESCGMSNHFQDHVSVFQRRLKASHKYLNDVGFNKWSRSHAGHVRLTYIQAQERKKNLAYVIKHTQIRKQ from the exons atgggaaataataaacatgcttccaaaaaggtgttaggaagtattctgatggaatcgttcaaagctgcaaatcgagactataatccaaaagatatacgtgatgatgttggcaaccgttttcgggtgagcatttcttacaatcaagcatggagagccaagtgtcatgcaatagagatgcttcgtggcagtatggatgactcgttccgaatgcttcccatttatcttcataacattaagattcataacccaggaagcatgacaaatgtggtgactgacaatgaaaatagattcgtgatgtgttacatgtcctttggcgcagtt attcgatcatttgtccaaaatgttcgccctattatcatcgttgatggtgcacatttgaaagctggatacttgggtacaaatttagtcgctgttgcaatggatgccaataacggaattttgccattggcttatggaattggtgaaggcgagacaaacgaggtttggtcatggttttttggcaatctaagagatcatttagagagttgtggtatgagtaatc ATTTTCAAGATCATGTTAGTGTATTTCAACGAAGATTAAAAGCGTCTCACAAGTATCTAAATGACGTTGGTTTCAACAAATGGTCCAGAAGTCATGCTGGTCATGTTAG ATTGACCTACATACAGGCGCAAGAACGCAAGAAAAATCTTGCGTATGTCATCAAACACACGCAAATACGCAAACAATAA
- the LOC139863400 gene encoding GDSL esterase/lipase At5g33370-like, translated as MDVSLFLCAIFLVLGQFGSLTQAAPRAFFVFGDSLVDSGNNNFLATTARADAYPYGIDHPSHQATGRFSNGYNIPDLISLRIGSEPTLPYLNPQLNGQKLLIGANFASAGIGILNDTGVQFVNIIRATQQLQYFEQYQQRVSALIGPEQTEKLINDALVLVTLGGNDFVNNYYLVPFSARSRQYSLQDYVPFIISEYRKILLRLHGLGARRVLVTGTGPLGCVPAELAQHSRNGECASELQKAADMYNPQLDDMLRSLNEELGQHVFVGVNTRKMHNDFMRDPAAFGFVTSKVACCGQGPYNGLGLCTPMSNLCPNRDIYAFWDAFHPSERANRLIVDQIMIGATEYMNPMNLSTILALDTNN; from the exons ATGGATGTCTCTTTGTTTCTTTGTGCAATATTCCTAGTATTGGGACAGTTTGGTTCTCTAACCCAAGCTGCACCTCGCGCGTTTTTCGTGTTTGGTGACTCATTAGTTGATAGTGGCAACAACAACTTTTTGGCTACAACTGCTCGAGCCGATGCGTATCCTTATGGTATTGATCACCCGAGTCATCAAGCTACCGGACGGTTTTCAAATGGCTATAACATACCCGACCTTATCA GTCTGCGTATTGGTTCGGAACCCACATTGCCATACTTGAACCCACAGCTTAACGGGCAAAAACTTCTTATTGGTGCCAACTTTGCATCTGCTGGAATTGGAATTTTAAATGACACTGGAGTCCaattt GTGAACATAATTCGGGCAACACAGCAACTTCAGTACTTTGAACAATACCAACAAAGAGTTAGCGCGCTTATAGGACCGGAACAAACAGAAAAACTTATAAACGATGCACTTGTTCTTGTCACACTCGGTGGGAACGATTTTGTAAACAATTATTACCTTGTCCCTTTTTCTGCACGATCACGTCAATATAGTCTCCAAGACTACGTTCCCTTCATAATATCCGAATACAGGAAGATTTTACTG AGACTACATGGGTTGGGAGCCCGACGGGTGCTAGTGACAGGGACGGGCCCATTAGGGTGTGTACCAGCAGAACTGGCACAACATAGTCGAAACGGCGAATGTGCAAGTGAGCTTCAAAAGGCTGCAGATATGTACAACCCACAATTAGACGATATGCTTAGGAGTCTTAACGAAGAACTAGGACAACATGTATTTGTTGGTGTAAACACAAGGAAAATGCACAATGACTTCATGAGAGATCCTGCAGCTTTCG GATTTGTTACTTCAAAAGTAGCATGTTGTGGACAAGGGCCATACAATGGACTAGGGCTTTGTACACCGATGTCGAATTTATGCCCAAACAGAGACATTTACGCGTTTTGGGACGCGTTTCATCCATCAGAGAGGGCAAACAGACTTATTGTAGATCAGATTATGATTGGAGCAACTGAGTACATGAACCCAATGAATCTAAGTACCATTTTGGCCTTGGATACTAATAATTAG